The Eubalaena glacialis isolate mEubGla1 chromosome 3, mEubGla1.1.hap2.+ XY, whole genome shotgun sequence nucleotide sequence TCCTCTTATTTGGAATTTACCTTGAAATccagttatttaaattttcaacaaatgtactttttaataggaaaaaaaaaacccaatcaaattTTACAACACATTATATATACAGAACACCTAAACTAGATacatcatgaaaaagaaaacatatatgtTACTGAATTAGgtttagaaaatacataaatagaagaaacaagaataaaattTGTGTTAAAGCAAATGTATACCTTGTCCAAGTAAAAAGCTGACCTGATTCACTAACTTTCCCTGGAAAAACTACATAACCTAAAGGACAGCACAGAAAATTCAGCAACAAATCTAAAAACCATATAAAAGATTTGTTCAATCAacacagataattttaaaaatacttcatttcaatacattttaaaaaaattattgcttaAACTGGATCAATGGGTTGGGGAGAGACAAAACACTTGCAGGAAAATCCAAAAAGCACTGCCCCAAAAAGGATACGACAAGAAAGGATACACTTTGTATGACAGTATTACAGCAGTATTTACGCAGGAATGCTTCTAAAGAAGAACAGCAGaatgcaatttaatttttttctgacttttcatgttagatttacaaataaaatgatttttttaaacatacactgaaaatggtttatttttatctgttcttctaAGCTATTTGTAAGACTTCTGACTATACCAATATAGACACTTCACaacaaaattcaaatattcaagGTGCCTCCCAAAAGGCATAAACATTAggcaatattttctttatataattttttcagcTTAACCATCAGTAATTCTGGCTCACTTACTTCATGTTCTTCCAGTATACTAAGgcagaaagatttaaaataataaaaaacaaaagaaatatatttctactCATCTTTCTTAAATCAATGTGACATAAAATGCTTAATTCTAccatttttaatcattaaattaCTTAAGTATGAATTAAAATTGCTTATTTGAAAGATGAAATACTTCATTCCAAAAAAATATGTACCTATTTCTGTGAGGTGTACAATTAGTAATTAgcaatgcaaattctcaggtcccACCAAGGGTAACCAACTTCTCCTGGCATGGCAGACACTTTCCCAGTGTTAGCATTAAAAAGTCCAGTATCCTGGAAAACCCCTTAATCACAGGAAAACTAGGGATGATTGACTACCCAAGGCCCAACCCCCTTGCAGAccgactgaatcagaaactctgggtgggggtgaggggaaacCCAGTAATCTGTGTTTTATCAGGCCCTCTAGGTGATCATAATACATGTTAAAATTTAAGAACTACTGCTTTACTCtatgaagaaaaagtaaataaagactAATAAAGATACACTGCCCTTATAAAATTCATTccccaaatttaatttttacatacaAATAGGTTTTATTCCATAGTTTTAATTGTGAAGTTTTATGGAAATTAACTGCATAGACAGAAAGAGTCAGAGGGAGGATCCTTTAAAAACGTTAGAAGGTACACGAATTACTATTCTCTCAGGCTTTTATCCTTCCTTAATTTTATCTCAAGAAAGTCTTGTCCTTTTATTACGTTATCTCCACACTTACCTTTACTAATTTTtaacactttctttttccttctttagaaTCTTGTTTTGGTCTAGCAGATCGAGCAAACTGCTAATATTTAAACATTAAGGTTTTCTTCACAAACATGAAAGTAATCTTTTCTAAAGAATTGTCAAGAACTTCCTAATGGGTAGGAGTAGTTTTTAATTTATCTCTATATTTGCCTTCCTACTCagtcattcatcaaatatttgttgactgcctCCTAGCTGTCCATGATCTGGGGAAGAAGTAAAAAATTCACCTTTTCTTTTAGTCATTTTTTACACCTAGACCTTTGCTCGCTCCTTCATTTATCccactgatttctagtttgaaaCTGCATTAACTACTGAAAGCAGGATGGTAAATCAATgatatattttgttattaaaattctcaaacataaatatgaattataatacaataaaatatacgATAATAAAACTACAACGAATCATATCTTTCTTTAACGATTCCAAATGTACTTCTGGATACTGTAGTATCTTAGGCTTAGCATGAGTATGTATATCTTAAGCTGTATTAAGTAAAATGTTTAGACTTGGCTGGATTTTAATAACCTCATGATGcttattttccaataaaaatttaaataacattgCCATTTGACTcaactaaatatatttataactgagtaTTCTCAAGCTAGAATGTCAGCTGTTGAGATGAAGGATAATATAAAAATTGGTTTCAATTATACCCTTACTCCTAAAAACTATTGATCCATAAGTCTTGGAACAGACAGATTTGAAGGATACAACCACCATAGGTTTTCCAAAAAGAATGTATCCATTAGCTTCCTTTAATGCTTTTGCTGCTGCTTTTTCATTTGGAAGTCCAATGAAAGCTTGTCCTTTCATGCGACCTTCTTTCATCAAGCGTATATCAAACCTAGAAGTCATGGAAGAAAGAATGGTTTTGACTCAAAAGAATTGTCAAAGAATTCTGATGAAGTCAATGGGAATGTgttgaacaatttaaaaatttgcgatttcagaataaaaatgactatactatctgATTAGCACATTACTCAGgctttctaaaattatattttatattctgttctaaaattgattctgTAAGTAGGTAACACTTACAGAATTATTTTGATGATATGCTTATCTTTTTTTAGCTgttataaatatatgtgatttaaaaatcatattactaGCAACTATAAAAGCAAACTTTGTGTTTCTTTCATATCtctatttttaaacagttttattcaGCCAATTTAATACTACTGATATTTACTCaagtaaaaaaaacaactatatgaCCAAGAATAAAAGGGCTGACAGGAACTACAGAAAAGTAACATGGAATTTCAGAGTAGGAAGGGACTTTACTGATCATCTAGTCAAAagccaccattttacagatgatgtgTACAGAGACGGAGTGACTTCTTCAAGGTCACACCGATCGCTAAAGTTAAAGCCAAAAACACAAACCAGAATTTGTATTCCAAGTGTAGTCTTCTATTATTCCCTAGTGTATTCATTTTTCAACATTTTGGGGGAGGAAACTATActcaaaactcttaaaaaaacagACTAATTTATAACTAAAGTACCTCCTAGCATTTAGTCTATTTGACTAGCAAAAGCATATAAAGAATGCTTAAAGTATCCAAAAATGCAGCTAAATTCTTTTCTAACAAATTCACATGACTAGTCCCACAGGAGACAATTATTAATTCATCATTTTGATGTGTACAGCTTTCTCAATAtagaattttcttttcccttcaaaTTCTAATGGCAGGCAATACTGGAAatagaaagaatgtatatacatgatatatatatatgtgtgcacgtatatatatacacagacacacaatacatatatatatatctatgtgacacatacatatatttatatatatacacacacacatattatctatttttaaattttttccccttataaTCGTGATTCAAAGGCGGCAACAAGAAAAAGGGCCAGTATTTTGCATGGCCAGCAACATAAACTTTTGCTATCCTGATAAGATATATCTGTCACTAATGAATATAAAATGGACATGGTTTTTAAGACATGGTGCTCACTGTGCATGCCTATATAAAAAGGTACACAGCCCAgataagactttaaaaatattagtttcaCATGAAGATTTAAGCAAAATTAACTAGAGTCATTTCTCTAATTTACCTCCATTCAAAAGTCTCTCTCCTTaccttttctaattttctttactTCTAATTTATATGGCCAAGGTCTTACATACTTTAGAGTTAaccaattataaaattttaaagaatgaaattctaaCTCCAAACATTAGCTTTTATATCATTTACAAATCATATCCTTCTCTTTTGCACTCATAAAACTGGAAGTCTTCCCAACTGAACGAAGAGAAGTTACTGCCATGGTAAGAATCTAAAAAACTCTGCCTGACTGCTATATATTCCTGGATGAGTCATTAAAATGCTAGTTTTCAAAATGTAATCTTTGGACCAGCAGCTTAGTCATCatccatacagattttagaaaCACAAATTCATGGGCCCTATCTCAACCTAGAATATCAGACTGTCTAGGGATAGACCAAGGAAATGGTTTTAATAAGCTCTTACACaggttaaagtttgagaaccactgctttagagctAGGGATTGAGGCCTGTTTCTATAAATAATGCTTTACTGGAACTCAGCCAttaatattcatttatgtattgtttaCAGCTGCTTTAATGCCACAAAGACAAaactgagtagttgcaacagataCCATAGtattttagtataaaaatattaaatttttactatctgtcaatttaaaaagaagtttgcTAACTCTTGCTCTAGATGTCTAAAAGATAAATTTCTTCATATAATTTTAATCTCTAAAGGggaaatgatgtttaaaaaaggGCTAATTCCtaacagattaaaaacaaaacacaatttgAGAATATACATGCCACTTACATTATGCGTTGTGTTTCCGACGAAAAGTCAACGTAtcttccaaaaataaatttaaggtcCTAGAATTTCAACAAGGAAAAGACTAATAAGGAAAGCCAGgggaaaaacatgtaaaataataaaaccaatttATAAATTTCAACTTACCTTTTCTTGAACTTGTTTAGCTAAATTCTTTACATAAATTCTACAGTTTGGTTCACCAGGTTCATAACTTCTAAAAActgaaaatgtttccatttctcacataaaaacaaaacaaggatatAAAATTAAGACAGTTTCATCAATTTTTCGAAGAAAAACTATAATGGCATTCAAATATATCTGTTAAATAGACAAAATAagcattaagaaaatgttaaaaccaTACAAATTAATGGCAATGTTACTAATGGGATAAAAATACCCATTAAAAATCTAAAGTGGTGATatgaaaataagtttataaatttCAGGCATctagaataactaaaatttatccaataaaatatttctgttaaAACTCTGTAAAGCTTAACTTTAAGATGagttactttattaaaaaaactaaagcaaataaagatgctaccaaatatttgtgtaattattttgCTTAAAGTCAATCTCCCAAACTACCAGCACCAATAtattcaaatgtaaaaataaagtacTCAAATGTAATAATCAAGTATTTCAGGCAAACTGTGGCTTCTGAATATACGGCTACTCCTATTTAGTGACAATAACCATCTTTCCTGACAACTAGATGTTCTAGGCAAAAATATGTCAGTTGGAAGTCTGTTTCCCATTATTATGGGAAAAATTATAATGTGTTACATGTCAATCTAAAACTCCTAAATATTTCCCTAAAATAtactaaaacaagaaaaatccgtTAAGAAGTAAAAAACTATCACATTAGGATATAAAATTCATAAACACAGGCTTTTAATCACCAAAtagttaaaactatttttttttagacaAATAATTGCTCTGCATACATCTCAGATACAGTACTGTGATGGTCTATCAACTGTATCCAGAATACAGAATTCCAGACTGTGGGCCACACTGATTTAACACGTCATATAAGTTTCAGGAATGAAAACATTCTTCCAAATAAATATAGACTGGAAACATTATACTGAGAGATACTTTCCTCCCTATAAAGTATGAGTACTAAAAACCAAAAGTGGTGATTAAAAACATTAACTGGAGAGATGTTTTGAAGCATGTGCTTTGAATAAAGTAAACAACATGAAGAGATTTGTTTTGCTTCTGAAGGggcaaagaaatgtaaaatggaataaatgctggTTTGTTTCATGAAAATTACCTTCTCTAGAAATTCTGCCCTTTTCCAACTCCCTTCTAGAAATACATTCTGATGGCATTTCATCAGAGTCTTCTTTAATCTCCTCTGCGATGCTCAAATTTGGTTTTGGGAAGATTTTTCCAAATCCTATATTGGATGCATCAACTTCAGAAGCAGGTAAGTCTAAGAGTTAACATTGACATCAGCCATTAAAAATCCCTCCCTTcaaaacagtttttcttttccatttttaatttttaagatatattCTAGCACTAAAACTCTTCGGTGTTTTTCTCAATACTCTGAAACAGGGataagcaaactttttctataaaggttcaaacagtaaatactttaggctttgcaggccatatggtttCTATCatgactactcaactctgccactagaacatgaaaatcataaaataagaCACTTCCATTTGAGGGTACTAAAAAAATATCCATTATacttctcaccaaaaaaaaaaagagccaatcCTAATCAAAGTCAGGAAAAAGAAGTATTTGCACACTTAATTACTTATTCAATTAGGAAAATTAAAAaccattataaattttaaatttacaacaTAGCAACATAATGGATTGCATTCAGAAAACATGAATTTTAGTTTCAGCAAAAATTAAACTGTCTTGGGGAAGAGGGTTGGGAAGGATAGGATTAAACATTCAGTAGAAGAATTCTAGTTATActacctaaaaaaacaaacaaaaccctaaaaAAGCTGTGAAAATGATGCAAATAACATGCTATATTTAGAATTATAAAAGTCTCCTTATAACATAGAAAAGCCGTCATACCAACAGACCTCCTGTGGCCTGAAGGCATCagtaagaaaaaaacttttaaaactgtttttactGTTAATTCAGCATTACTCTACGTTGATGCAGAATGGGACGACTGTCCCCCCCTCACAAAGGTCTAAGTCCTTGagcaaattaaacttaaaaaaataaaaatctgtgtcAAGGGGTGACTAGCCATGAGATAAGAAAGAAAAccatacaaaaatacaaatataaatactgaaacaaacaaaaaaggagctATCTGAAAAGGCAATGCATTCTCACTAACCATCAGAGAGACAGGAATTAAAACCAGTTACAGTTTATCACTCAGTACATTTGCAATACTTACTAGAACTCTATCCTATATTCACACAAGTGCTCAAAGATATATGTACAAAAATGTATATTCCAGAATTttctgtaataataaaaaaaatggaaacaacctcaaCTTCTATCAATAGAGTATAATTAAATAAAGATTGTTATAACTATACTATGGAGtgctatgcagccataaaaaagtaacCCATGAcggctatttaaaaaaagaagtaagggaaaataaaatgtttatacaCAAGTATAGGATAAGATCTGGAAGGACTATTTTCATACCAAATTATTAACAATGGTTATCTCTAAGTATTGGGATAGGGAACAGTGGGGTTTGAggtgttaactttttaaaactttacatgCTCCTgttttgattatattttctataagctggtattatttctgaaatgtaaaaattaaagaacaaagaaatgccACTGTAGTATAACAtcaaattaatgtttaaaataagcagaaaaaaatctgtaatttcAATACATTATCTTCAAACTTACAAACAGTATCTTGTAAACAATCTTCCATgtcttttggattaaaaaaattttttacatgaAATCTACAACTCAAAAAATAATCACAGTTTGTTTCCCTAACCAAAAACACAACTGTACTTATAAAACCAGAGCATCACATATAACAAGCAATGAAAAAATAGAtcaatacaagaaacttttatcatatttttagtGTAAACATCAGCAAAAACGAGACTAAACCTCACCCTAGAGTTCATTACTAGCAAAAGGTAACTGTGACAATCTTACCACTAAGCTCCAATTTTAGTtatataaaaaagtttaaaatggatAGTATTCTAAGACACTAACAAAGacctaatttcatattttaaatatattcacaaatactaaaaaacaaaaacatataaaatttaattctaATACAAAAAAAACTGACAAGAATTTTTACATAGCATGTTAAAGAACTGGAATACGCTTACCACAATTTTGTTcttcaaaattttgttctttttctaaatctTTCTTAAATGCAGCTGACATGTCGGTAGATATATggaattcaatttttttattacCTACAGGTTGTGGTTGGTCAAATACATCCGAAGGTAACAACACTGGATGTAAACTGCTGTTTACAAACAATCACAGCATTACTTTGTAATTGCAAATAAACTTTtgagtaaaacattatttcatatttactttaaatttaaaaagctaacaCTGATAAAACACACTATAGGCATTGAACAAAGTAACTTACATTTAACTTCAATAAATCCTAACAAATGTTCTCATATAGGTATTATTAAATTCCTAGTTTAGACAGATAAGGAGTTTGAGGCTAAAGGATGTTAAGAAATTGCATAAAGTCACTCAGTAAATGACAGAGACAGGACTTTAGGACTATTGATTCTAAACTTCAGGATATTTACCAATAAGCAAAAAAGTTCATTCTATGTTTAATGTAAGCATTTTATGCACTGTAttctatatactatatataataaacCTATGCAGGTCAATGCAGTAGccacaagccacatgtggctaataaGAATTTGAAATGTTGCTGTACTTATGCTCTAAGTACAAAATATACACCAGTGTTTAACAACTTtgtgtgaaaaaagaaatataaaacgtTTTAATAAcgttttatattaattatatgttaAAATAACATTTCAGATATAATcagttgaataaaatatattattaaaattaattttatcttttaatgtggctactggaAAATTTAATTGGTTCAcattacagctgacccttgaacaacttagGGGTTAAGGGCTCCAACCCTGCAGCGGTTGAAAAGCTGTATATAACTTcatcagccctccatatccatggttccTCTAGATTATCTATGGATCCATATCtagggattcaaccaacctcaaatcatgtagcactgtagtatttattgagaaaaagtctgcatataagtggacccacacagttcaaacccgtgctgttgaagggtcaactgtattaatttttaattgtttgatgcTGCTACAGATCAAAAGCATGGGACTGTGGTGTCAAAACATACATAGGTGGGAAATATGCATCATATTATGTATACTTAACATGaaagagtaatttaaaaaaacccaaagacccattcctttaaaaatgtaaaaagatcaTTTTAACAAACTTCTTCCTCAATTTATAAAGTTACTTACAAGTTCGAGGGAAATTTAccttgtagaaaagctgaataaaattaaaattgcaatTAACGGCAATTTTCATCTGATTAAGATATTAAAATACTTAGAATTCCATGGCAAAAAGGCAAGTAAAATTTCTGCcataatttcaaagaaaatttgtTAAGCAAAGTGTCAGATAatcagtgaaaaaggaaaaaaaaggacaatataTTTCAAACGAAATACACAGTAATAAGTACTATTTCATTGGCAATTTCTCTACTCTAACAGAAAGTTTAAGACATCGTCAGAAGTTAATTTATACCTAATAAAATTCTTTCGTACCCATAGCCCAGACCATCACCCAAAATCTACATAATTTTCCTGGAAAGTTTATTACAAGGTGACAAAGTCTGAAAgaaattcttaattgtttttaataTCAATGGCATTACAATGGCTCCCTCAATGTATTCAAACAGCATAACTTAACATTTAAGGCAGATATCTCCACATCCTTCTAGCTTTCCCCTTCATCATTTCTATTCCTATGCACCAAATTTTCCTACCTCTGGAAACTCACTTTTTCATTCACACTGGATATCTCTTCCCTGCCTAAGTTTTGCCTCTCATCCTTCAAGCCCAGCTCAAATGTCTCCTCTCTCTTAAAGTCTTTCCAGATTTCTTGACTGGCTGTGACCTCTCCTTCCTCACAACCCTTCATTCTTAGTTACATCTTCTTCTTATGTCATTTATTATAATTGCTAATGCAACAGTCATCTGTGCATATGGCTTACTTACCCATAAGACTATTACCTCACTGTTTGAAAAGATAGCATTGAGCTTTGGAAGAATGTTCCAAACCACATAATATTTAGCAGAGAACttatcacatatctgataaatatTTAAAGGTGGGTCCTGTGTGCTAAGCCATGTGAACTTTTACCAGGTAGGGTACTTTGAAGTAAAATAATGTTTGATATCAGGTAGTGGAGTTAggagaaattaacaaaatttcATATAAACACACTGGTGATGGATGCCATTATCAAAACTGTGAATGCAGGAGGAGAAAGAGATAATGAAAGGAAAGTAAATGAATTTTGTTTTGGATAATATCTTAAGTGCCTACAAGACACTCTGAGTATGCAAATAGGAAGCTGGAAATGAAGACTTTAGATCTCAGGAGGTTAAATCTAGAGATGGAGATTTGGAATCTATTAGCTGCAACAGGTTaaccataaaaaaattaatgatattaACAAGGAGTATAAATATATGAACAGAAAATGACAATGGACAGGAGTATATGGAatccagtattttaaaaaaaaaagcaagtgagtGAGTAAGAGaaagtcacaaaagaaaaatgtaggaaggaaaagaggaagagaggaagtaagatgagaaataaaaaaagagaatgtaaaattaAGGGTGGACAATTTTGAAACCTGGGGTAGTCAATAGTATCAAATGCTGGTCAACTTTGAGAATTAAGGATACTTGTGAATTTGGCAAATAAGCAGTCACTGGTAAACCGGTGGACTGATGAAATAAAAGTCAGAGTGAGGAATGATTTGAGTTAAGCAATCAGACAAAGTACATACAGAACCCTTATCTTATAATCCAAAACAAAATTACCTGTGTGAAGCAGATGATGGTATATTCAACatatcctttatttttctcttttttctcacaTGGCGCTGCTTTATTGTTTTTGGTCTTTTGGGCTGAAGATTTGCTAGTTCCATTAGTTTGGTCATTCTACATTGgaggaaagaaaagtagaaaagattTCTTTGTGTAGAAGCATAGCTATTTCCAACTGCTTTTGTTAAACAAATTTGTATTTGagcttataaattataaaatgatttgtATGGCATAAGTATAATTTCTAAGCCATCAAGTAAGATATAATCAATCTGACAAAGCTCAAGTTACAAATCTCCTTGCTCAACTTTCATCTTAGTTTGAAGGAATTGGGAATTTACTTAATTGCAATCtgtcatttttaaagatatgttttactaaaaaaattattagttgCCCAAATGACTGAACTTTGATgccaaaaagttaaacaaaatacaCTAAGTATAATCTATGTAACTTTATTGCTCTTTTCTTGACTAATATTCAAAAGACCTTACGAACatagtaaaattattttgattcATATTCTAATTATTAAAGAGAACCTGGACTTAAgtacttttacttaaaaatactttGTGCATAATTGTTGGAATGCATCATTATATAAACAAGACACTTAACTTGAGAACAGAGTTTTCAAATACTATACTCTGAGTGGCTTAATCAATCAAGGGGTGACAATTGATACCTTATACATAGCTTATCTCCATTATGATTATGAATAATATTTAGAATAGATCTTGTTTAGGCTTTCTTGGATCTTCCACAGGATCAGATATAGTGCTTCCACAGAGAAAGTTCAAAAACCACTAGTCACAGCTCTACTTCTCCAGAGTTAAGTTTGTGAAATTTGAAAGCAAAACAAGCACAGTAAAATGTAGTGAAGAAGAATTTggttaaaataagttttaaaccTTTTTTCCTTAAGCGAGGAAAAATGAAAACGtatgttataaatttttaaagcCTCTTAACAATCACGGTTTACCAAAAATTTTATGAATAAATCCAGTTATACAAAATGTATGTCTATATTCATAGATTGCTCACCCAAAGTATACTAAGGCTCTACACAGTGCAAGGCATATGTTAAGTAAGTAATCAATAGATATTTGCTGACAAATACATAGtggcatattttataatatttccaGAAGATAACAGAGAAGCATGAAACCAGAGGTTACTTCATGCAAAGGCTTTGTTCTCATGACTCAAGATGAATTAGCAGAATTCCTCACTACATCCCTAAATGGAaacctaaataaacaaaaacaaaaaaggttttaGCTAGCCTATTAAAGCATTTCTCATGactatcattatttttataaagaaaataaaatttacaggTTAAGTAATTAGCCCATTGCAATGTTCTACATTCTTTATTTAGCAACAAGTTAGTCTATTAAGAACTGCCAGCCTTCCTTATTGTCTCTATTCAAGACAGATACTCTATTCACTCCCATTTTAGTAGTTCCAACATAACTCCTTCCttagaaagagaatatatatggaGCCACTACTCAAGTGGATGTTGCCTCAATAGTAGTCAAATTGCTGCTGATTACTTGTATATGTTGCTTAGATTCTCTGCTTGGATTTTGACTCCGGTCAACCACTCCTTCTGTATCTGGCTGCTTCTGTGCATATCTGCCTAAGATTCCCATCATTGGCCTACACAGGTCTTTTAGGCTAGGGGTTGACAAATTACAGCCAAAGGACCAAATCTAGTCagtgtctgttttttttaaataaaaagttttgttGGAAGATAGCAACATCCACT carries:
- the RNPC3 gene encoding RNA-binding region-containing protein 3 isoform X2; the encoded protein is MAAPEPPLPMSRGCQSSASLSPPRGDRTLLVRHLPAELTAEEKEDLLKYFGAQSVRVLSDKGRLKHTAFATFPNEKAAIKALTRLHQLKLLGHTLVVEFAKEQDQVHSPCPSSSTEKKKKSDDTVEDDKEKKELDCLTIENGIAPNHGLTFPLNSCLKYMYPPPSSTILANIVNALASVPKFYVQVLHLMNKMNLPTPFGPITARPPMYEDYMPLHAPLPPASPQPPEEPPLPDEDEELSSKESEYESSDDEDRQRMTKLMELANLQPKRPKTIKQRHVRKKRKIKDMLNIPSSASHSLHPVLLPSDVFDQPQPVGNKKIEFHISTDMSAAFKKDLEKEQNFEEQNCDLPASEVDASNIGFGKIFPKPNLSIAEEIKEDSDEMPSECISRRELEKGRISREEMETFSVFRSYEPGEPNCRIYVKNLAKQVQEKDLKFIFGRYVDFSSETQRIMFDIRLMKEGRMKGQAFIGLPNEKAAAKALKEANGYILFGKPMVVQFARSARPKQDSKEGKRKC
- the RNPC3 gene encoding RNA-binding region-containing protein 3 isoform X3, whose translation is MAAPEPPLPMSRGCQSSASLSPPRGDRTLLVRHLPAELTAEEKEDLLKYFGAQSVRVLSDKGRLKHTAFATFPNEKAAIKALTRLHQLKLLGHTLVVEFAKEQDQVHSPCPSSSTEKKKKSDDTVEDDKEKKELDCLTIENGIAPNHGLTFPLNSCLKYMYPPPSSTILANIVNALASVPKFYVQVLHLMNKMNLPTPFGPITARPPMYEDYMPLHAPLPPASPQPPEEPPLPDEDEELSSKESEYESSDDEDRQRMTKLMELANLQPKRPKTIKQRHVRKKRKIKDMLNIPSSASHSSLHPVLLPSDVFDQPQPVGNKKIEFHISTDMSAAFKKDLEKEQNFEEQNCDLPASEVDASNIGFGKIFPKPNLSIAEEIKEDSDEMPSECISRRELEKGRISREEMETFSVFRSYEPGEPNCRIYVKNLAKQVQEKDLKFIFGRYVDFSSETQRIMFDIRLMKEGRMKGQAFIGLPNEKAAAKALKEANGYILFGKPMVVFARSARPKQDSKEGKRKC
- the RNPC3 gene encoding RNA-binding region-containing protein 3 isoform X1, whose product is MAAPEPPLPMSRGCQSSASLSPPRGDRTLLVRHLPAELTAEEKEDLLKYFGAQSVRVLSDKGRLKHTAFATFPNEKAAIKALTRLHQLKLLGHTLVVEFAKEQDQVHSPCPSSSTEKKKKSDDTVEDDKEKKELDCLTIENGIAPNHGLTFPLNSCLKYMYPPPSSTILANIVNALASVPKFYVQVLHLMNKMNLPTPFGPITARPPMYEDYMPLHAPLPPASPQPPEEPPLPDEDEELSSKESEYESSDDEDRQRMTKLMELANLQPKRPKTIKQRHVRKKRKIKDMLNIPSSASHSSLHPVLLPSDVFDQPQPVGNKKIEFHISTDMSAAFKKDLEKEQNFEEQNCDLPASEVDASNIGFGKIFPKPNLSIAEEIKEDSDEMPSECISRRELEKGRISREEMETFSVFRSYEPGEPNCRIYVKNLAKQVQEKDLKFIFGRYVDFSSETQRIMFDIRLMKEGRMKGQAFIGLPNEKAAAKALKEANGYILFGKPMVVQFARSARPKQDSKEGKRKC